The following proteins come from a genomic window of Lachnoclostridium phytofermentans ISDg:
- a CDS encoding flotillin family protein — protein sequence MDNNLVILLTVIAVCLFTSVVVILSRYRKCPSDKILVIFGKVGSNKDGTYRSAKCIHGGAAFIMPVIQSYEYMDLTPMSIPVDLKNALSKQNIRIDVPSRFTVGISTEPGVMQNAAERLLGLKLVEIQELAKDIIFGQLRLVIATMEIEEINTDRDKFLAAVSNNVESELKKIGLRLINVNVTDITDESGYISALGKEAAAKAINDAKISVADADRSGAIGEANAKRDQRVHVSLADSEAIKGENEAKAAVAESEATLNEKRAEALRRSTAAEKIQAAKALQEAYEAEEEAEKTRFAREQAALEADVIVKTEIAKRQKELQAEAEAEQIRRRAQGEADAIYAKMAAEAKGIQEILTKQATGFAEIVKSAGGDTNDAVKLLIADKLEEIVKIQVEAIKNLKIDKVTVWDGMGGKDGSPTTANFLSGMLKSVPPMNEMFKMAGMELPTYLGKDLENMDRVNTTENTVTVEETEEK from the coding sequence ATGGATAACAACCTAGTAATTTTACTCACAGTAATAGCAGTATGCTTGTTTACCTCAGTGGTGGTTATATTATCAAGATACCGCAAATGCCCTTCCGACAAGATTTTAGTTATTTTCGGTAAGGTTGGTTCGAATAAGGATGGTACATATCGTAGTGCAAAGTGTATTCATGGTGGTGCAGCATTTATTATGCCGGTTATCCAATCGTATGAATATATGGATTTAACTCCGATGTCCATACCGGTTGATTTAAAGAATGCACTATCAAAACAAAATATTCGTATTGATGTTCCATCTCGTTTTACAGTTGGTATATCAACAGAACCTGGGGTTATGCAAAATGCAGCAGAACGTTTATTAGGATTAAAACTAGTAGAAATTCAGGAATTAGCAAAGGATATTATCTTTGGTCAGTTACGTCTTGTAATTGCAACTATGGAAATAGAAGAAATCAACACAGACCGTGATAAATTCCTTGCTGCCGTATCGAATAACGTAGAAAGTGAATTAAAGAAGATTGGTCTTCGTCTTATCAACGTAAACGTAACAGATATTACAGATGAATCTGGCTACATCTCTGCGTTAGGTAAAGAAGCTGCTGCGAAAGCAATCAATGACGCTAAGATTTCTGTAGCGGATGCAGATCGTTCGGGTGCCATCGGTGAAGCGAATGCAAAGAGAGACCAGCGTGTACATGTTTCTTTAGCAGACTCTGAAGCAATCAAGGGTGAAAATGAGGCTAAGGCTGCCGTTGCAGAATCAGAGGCTACCCTAAATGAAAAGAGAGCAGAAGCCTTACGTCGTTCTACAGCTGCAGAAAAGATTCAGGCAGCGAAAGCATTACAGGAAGCATATGAAGCAGAAGAAGAGGCAGAGAAAACTCGTTTTGCTCGTGAGCAGGCAGCGTTAGAGGCTGATGTCATTGTTAAAACTGAAATCGCCAAGAGACAAAAGGAATTACAAGCAGAAGCAGAAGCAGAGCAAATCAGACGTAGAGCACAAGGTGAGGCAGACGCTATCTATGCTAAGATGGCAGCAGAAGCGAAAGGTATTCAGGAAATCTTAACAAAACAAGCTACTGGTTTTGCAGAAATAGTAAAATCCGCAGGTGGTGATACAAACGATGCAGTAAAACTATTAATTGCGGATAAGTTAGAAGAAATTGTGAAGATTCAAGTGGAAGCAATTAAGAATCTTAAGATTGATAAAGTTACTGTTTGGGATGGTATGGGAGGCAAAGATGGAAGCCCTACCACAGCGAATTTTCTATCCGGGATGTTAAAATCAGTTCCACCAATGAATGAAATGTTTAAGATGGCAGGAATGGAATTACCAACTTACTTGGGTAAGGATTTGGAAAATATGGATAGGGTTAATACAACGGAAAATACCGTTACAGTAGAAGAAACGGAAGAGAAGTAA
- a CDS encoding thiamine-binding protein yields the protein MNASVAIQTLPVAKNDEDLIRIVDEVIAYIKSTGLNYYVGPFETAIEGDYDELMDIVKECQHIAIRAGAPSVAAYIKVTYRPEGDVLTIEKKVTKHHQN from the coding sequence ATGAATGCAAGTGTAGCAATTCAAACATTACCAGTAGCAAAGAATGATGAAGATTTAATTCGTATCGTAGATGAGGTGATAGCCTACATCAAAAGTACCGGTTTAAATTATTATGTTGGACCATTTGAAACAGCCATTGAAGGTGATTATGATGAACTAATGGATATTGTAAAAGAATGCCAACATATTGCAATCCGTGCCGGTGCACCTTCTGTAGCAGCCTACATAAAGGTTACCTATCGTCCAGAAGGAGATGTATTAACGATTGAGAAAAAAGTTACGAAACACCATCAGAACTAA
- a CDS encoding tocopherol cyclase family protein, which produces MKYFYGDNKKASYFEGWYIKQQNEEETIAIIPSFHIDEYGAKSANLQIITKEGAYSCSFSCSEFFASKRRFFVKLGKSIFTESGMRINLHTENLTVTGRLFFTKKIPSKMKPDIVLGDFVNSNEPAFHPLRYSIMGYYDYVPFLPCKHEVVSMLHGVYGTIVINGKRIDFRDGLGYIEKDRGHSFPTSYLWTQCSFKKPSIGSIMASVAELPLLSTTFVGCICAIWYHGKEYRLATYLGGKIVSYSEKGFSIFQGKYLLEVSVIKQEPHSLKAPVKGAMRRRIKESVACKVRYRFYEDGKLLFEVVSNQAGYEHVIRKG; this is translated from the coding sequence ATGAAGTATTTTTATGGTGATAATAAGAAAGCCTCGTATTTTGAAGGGTGGTATATCAAACAACAAAATGAGGAAGAAACCATTGCAATTATTCCTTCCTTTCATATTGATGAGTATGGTGCTAAGAGTGCGAATTTACAAATCATCACAAAAGAAGGGGCATATTCCTGTTCTTTTTCATGCAGTGAATTCTTTGCAAGCAAAAGGCGGTTCTTTGTAAAACTGGGGAAAAGTATTTTCACAGAGAGCGGAATGAGAATAAATCTGCATACAGAAAATTTAACAGTTACGGGTCGTTTATTCTTTACTAAAAAAATACCTTCTAAAATGAAACCTGATATTGTGTTAGGAGATTTCGTAAATTCTAATGAACCCGCTTTTCATCCGCTACGATACTCTATTATGGGATATTATGATTATGTACCATTCCTTCCTTGTAAGCACGAGGTTGTTAGCATGCTTCATGGAGTTTATGGAACGATAGTAATCAATGGTAAAAGAATTGATTTTCGAGATGGGTTAGGATATATAGAGAAAGACAGGGGACATTCGTTCCCGACCTCTTATTTATGGACTCAATGTAGTTTTAAAAAGCCATCGATAGGTAGTATTATGGCATCGGTAGCAGAATTACCATTGTTATCGACTACTTTTGTTGGTTGCATCTGTGCAATCTGGTATCATGGCAAGGAATATCGTTTAGCGACTTACCTCGGTGGAAAAATAGTTTCTTATTCAGAAAAAGGATTTTCAATCTTTCAGGGGAAGTATTTACTTGAAGTATCAGTAATAAAGCAGGAACCACATTCCTTGAAAGCTCCAGTAAAAGGTGCGATGAGACGCCGGATTAAAGAGAGCGTGGCATGTAAGGTTCGGTACCGTTTCTATGAAGATGGAAAGCTTTTATTCGAAGTAGTAAGTAATCAAGCAGGGTATGAACATGTTATAAGGAAAGGCTAA
- the rhaM gene encoding L-rhamnose mutarotase, with product MVRKAFKMQLFEGQAKEYEKRHNELWPEMKEMIHEYGGSNYTIFLDEETNVLYGYIELEDEEKWDKTAETEICKKWWAFMADIMETNPDNSPVSVSLKNVFHLD from the coding sequence ATGGTACGGAAAGCATTTAAAATGCAATTATTTGAAGGACAAGCAAAAGAATATGAGAAACGCCACAATGAATTATGGCCTGAAATGAAAGAAATGATTCATGAGTATGGTGGAAGCAATTATACTATATTTTTAGATGAAGAAACCAATGTGCTATATGGTTACATAGAATTAGAGGACGAAGAAAAGTGGGATAAAACTGCAGAGACTGAGATTTGTAAGAAATGGTGGGCTTTTATGGCTGACATTATGGAAACAAATCCAGATAATAGTCCGGTAAGTGTTTCATTAAAGAATGTATTTCATCTGGATTAA
- a CDS encoding ABC transporter substrate-binding protein, producing the protein MKYNKLKRILALILAATTLTTMTACGKKDNDVSNNNSKDLEKITFVLDWTPNTNHTGLYVAQAKGYFAEEGLDVTIVQPPEDGAAALVASGKAQFGISCQDTITPAIVGDSTLPITVCAALVQHNTSGIVSRKGEGMDTPKGLEGKNYATWDLDVEKAMLKNVVEVDGGDFSKVNLIPSTVTDEVTALQTKSVDAIWIFYAWGGIATKVKGLETDYFAFKDINPVFDYYTPVVIANNEFLKKDADTAKAFFCALKKGYEYAIENPKDAAELLLKAVPELDADLVNESQVWLSKEYKAEEKRWGYIDPNRWNAFYNWLNDNNLVEINIPENTGFTNEYLPE; encoded by the coding sequence ATGAAATATAATAAATTGAAGCGTATCCTTGCTTTGATCTTAGCAGCTACTACGCTTACAACAATGACAGCCTGTGGGAAAAAAGATAATGATGTAAGTAATAATAATTCAAAAGATTTAGAAAAGATCACCTTCGTATTAGACTGGACTCCAAATACAAATCACACAGGTCTATATGTAGCTCAAGCAAAAGGATATTTTGCAGAAGAAGGCCTTGATGTAACGATCGTTCAGCCGCCAGAAGATGGAGCAGCAGCATTGGTTGCGAGCGGCAAGGCACAGTTTGGAATCTCTTGTCAGGATACAATTACTCCAGCAATTGTGGGGGATTCTACCTTACCAATTACAGTATGTGCTGCCTTAGTACAGCATAATACCTCAGGTATTGTAAGCCGAAAGGGAGAAGGTATGGATACCCCAAAGGGCTTAGAAGGAAAAAATTATGCAACTTGGGATTTGGATGTTGAAAAAGCTATGTTGAAAAATGTAGTTGAAGTAGATGGCGGTGATTTTAGTAAAGTGAATTTAATACCAAGTACAGTAACGGATGAAGTAACTGCACTTCAAACAAAATCGGTCGATGCGATTTGGATATTTTATGCTTGGGGAGGAATTGCAACTAAGGTGAAGGGGTTAGAGACGGATTATTTTGCTTTTAAAGACATCAACCCAGTCTTTGATTACTATACACCAGTTGTTATTGCAAACAATGAATTCCTTAAGAAAGATGCTGATACAGCAAAAGCATTTTTCTGTGCCTTAAAGAAAGGTTATGAATATGCAATTGAGAATCCTAAAGATGCAGCAGAACTCTTACTTAAAGCTGTACCCGAATTAGATGCAGACCTTGTGAACGAGAGTCAAGTTTGGCTATCTAAGGAATATAAAGCGGAGGAAAAACGTTGGGGATACATTGATCCAAACCGCTGGAATGCCTTTTATAACTGGCTAAATGATAATAATCTAGTCGAAATTAATATCCCTGAAAATACTGGTTTTACAAACGAGTATTTACCAGAATAG
- a CDS encoding xylulokinase: protein MGMEHFKDAILTGKTTLGIELGSTRIKAVLVNEENEPIASGSHDWENQYIDNVWTYNLDDIWRGVQNSYGQMTSDVKNKYGVELTTIGAIGFSGMMHGYMAFDESGELLVPFRTWRNTITGPASEQLTNVFQYQIPQRWSIAHLYQAILNGESHVKNIRFLTTLAGYIHWKLTGEKVLGVGEASGMFPIDINTKDFNKSMLAQFNELVASNDYSWKIEDILPKVLVAGESAGVLTEEGVKLLDVSGKLKAGIPLCPPEGDAGTGMVATNSVAKRTGNVSAGTSVFAMAVLEKELSKVYEEIDLVTTPSGDLVAMVHCNNCTSDLNAWVSIFKEFASAMGMEADMSKIFSTLYNKALEGNAECGGLLAYNYFSGEHITHFEEGRPLFVRTPESKFNLANFMRVHLFTALGALKIGLDILLKQESVQLDEIFGHGGLFKTKDVGQKIMAGAINVPVSVMETAGEGGAWGIAILASYMISKEEGQSLDEYLSKHVFQGKTGSKMQPDPRDVEGFEQFIKRYIDGLEIERKAVEIL from the coding sequence ATGGGCATGGAGCATTTTAAAGATGCGATTCTTACGGGTAAAACAACACTTGGAATTGAGCTTGGTTCCACTAGAATAAAAGCTGTTTTAGTAAATGAAGAAAACGAACCAATTGCGTCAGGAAGCCATGATTGGGAAAATCAATATATTGATAATGTATGGACTTACAATCTGGATGATATCTGGAGGGGCGTTCAGAATAGTTATGGACAAATGACAAGTGATGTTAAGAATAAGTACGGAGTAGAACTTACAACAATTGGAGCCATTGGTTTTAGTGGAATGATGCATGGCTATATGGCTTTTGACGAAAGTGGAGAGTTACTTGTACCATTTCGTACCTGGAGAAATACAATAACAGGACCAGCATCCGAGCAGTTGACCAATGTATTTCAGTATCAAATTCCACAACGTTGGAGTATTGCCCATCTATATCAAGCTATCTTAAATGGGGAATCCCACGTGAAAAATATTAGATTCCTGACAACATTGGCAGGATATATTCACTGGAAGCTAACAGGAGAAAAAGTATTAGGAGTCGGAGAAGCATCTGGAATGTTTCCAATCGATATAAATACGAAAGATTTTAATAAATCAATGTTAGCTCAGTTTAATGAACTGGTTGCTTCGAATGACTATTCATGGAAAATAGAAGATATTCTACCGAAAGTACTAGTTGCAGGAGAGTCTGCTGGAGTATTAACCGAAGAAGGAGTAAAACTTCTTGATGTTTCAGGTAAATTAAAAGCAGGAATTCCTCTTTGTCCGCCGGAAGGAGATGCTGGAACTGGTATGGTAGCAACCAACAGCGTAGCAAAGAGAACTGGTAATGTATCTGCTGGTACTTCTGTATTTGCAATGGCTGTATTAGAAAAAGAGCTTTCAAAAGTTTACGAAGAAATTGACCTTGTGACGACTCCAAGCGGAGATCTTGTGGCTATGGTGCACTGCAATAACTGTACTTCTGATTTGAATGCGTGGGTTTCTATCTTTAAAGAATTTGCTTCGGCAATGGGCATGGAAGCTGATATGTCAAAGATATTCTCAACGCTATACAATAAGGCGTTAGAAGGCAATGCAGAGTGTGGAGGCTTACTCGCATACAATTATTTTTCCGGTGAACATATAACACACTTTGAAGAAGGCCGCCCATTGTTTGTAAGAACTCCAGAGAGTAAGTTTAACCTTGCGAATTTCATGAGAGTTCATCTATTCACAGCACTTGGTGCTTTAAAGATAGGTCTTGATATCCTATTAAAACAAGAATCAGTACAATTGGATGAGATTTTTGGTCATGGTGGATTATTTAAGACGAAAGATGTCGGACAAAAAATTATGGCTGGTGCAATCAATGTTCCTGTTTCTGTGATGGAGACTGCCGGAGAAGGCGGAGCATGGGGAATCGCAATCTTGGCTTCTTATATGATTTCTAAGGAAGAAGGTCAGTCCTTAGATGAGTATCTTTCTAAACATGTATTCCAAGGAAAGACAGGTAGCAAGATGCAGCCGGATCCAAGGGATGTAGAAGGTTTTGAACAGTTTATCAAACGATATATTGACGGACTTGAAATTGAGCGTAAAGCAGTGGAGATATTATAA
- a CDS encoding ABC transporter permease — protein sequence MRKKLRNTIRTKLPSFSAIFGILALWQIVSSIGWVPKYMLPSPVDVVLAFVKEFPLLMSHMRVTLVEAFFGLLLGTLLGFTIAVWMERFPKVYQAFYPVIVITQTVPTVAIAPLLVLWLGYGMAPKIVLIIIVTFFPITVGLLDGFHSADKDAIQLLRSMGATKFQIFRQIKLPSSLSYFFASLKISASYSVVGAVISEWLGGFHGLGVYMTRVKKSYAFDKMFAVIFLISAISLLLMKLVGYLKKRCMPWEEK from the coding sequence TTGAGAAAAAAGTTACGAAACACCATCAGAACTAAACTACCTTCCTTTAGTGCAATATTTGGAATCTTAGCCCTTTGGCAGATAGTCTCAAGCATTGGTTGGGTGCCAAAGTATATGCTTCCATCTCCGGTAGATGTTGTTCTAGCGTTCGTAAAAGAGTTCCCCCTCTTAATGTCACATATGAGGGTAACCTTGGTGGAAGCATTTTTTGGCTTATTATTAGGGACTCTTCTGGGATTTACAATTGCAGTTTGGATGGAGAGGTTTCCGAAAGTTTATCAAGCGTTCTATCCAGTAATTGTTATAACGCAAACCGTACCTACCGTTGCGATAGCGCCTCTGTTAGTGTTGTGGTTAGGTTATGGAATGGCTCCCAAAATAGTACTAATTATCATAGTAACGTTTTTCCCTATCACAGTAGGGCTCTTGGATGGATTTCATTCTGCGGACAAGGATGCTATTCAGTTGTTGCGTTCTATGGGAGCAACGAAATTCCAGATATTTCGTCAAATCAAATTACCTAGTTCATTAAGTTATTTTTTTGCTAGCTTAAAAATATCTGCATCTTATTCCGTTGTAGGTGCGGTAATTTCGGAATGGCTCGGCGGTTTTCATGGGCTCGGAGTTTATATGACGCGAGTAAAAAAATCCTATGCTTTCGATAAAATGTTTGCGGTTATTTTCTTGATATCAGCGATAAGTCTTTTGTTAATGAAGCTGGTGGGTTACTTAAAAAAACGATGCATGCCTTGGGAAGAGAAATAA
- the rhaB gene encoding rhamnulokinase, translating into MTTYYLAVDIGASSGRHILGWLEEGKIVLEEVHRFSNELSKKDGELCWDVPYLFGEIKKGLKKCKEIGKIPTYMGIDTWGVDFVLLDEKDQILGNTVGYRDDRTKGMEEFVYQVMDEKDLYARTGIQKQPFNSIYQMMAIKQKHPEYLERAKDFLLIPDYFNFLLTGKKSVEYTNATTTQLVSPITNQWDYELISSLGYPKEIFKELRTSGDVLGPVTEEIRKEIGFDLTVMLPATHDTGSAVLSVPSNEEQTLYISSGTWSLMGIEQRKADCSEESRLANLTNEGGFDYRFRYLKNIMGLWMIQSVKKEYHDEYSFAKLCEMASECNEFPSRVDVNADCFLAPESMIQSIKKYCEGTNQKVPQTPGEIATVIYQSLAECYGKTVEELEKLSQYQYDSIHIVGGGCNAQYLNELTAKATGKTVYAGPTEATAIGNILAQMLGTKIFDSVSLAREAVFESFEIMKFKA; encoded by the coding sequence TTGACAACTTATTATCTAGCAGTAGACATTGGAGCATCTAGTGGTAGACATATCTTAGGATGGCTTGAAGAAGGAAAAATTGTTTTAGAAGAAGTACACCGTTTTTCCAATGAGTTATCAAAAAAAGATGGTGAATTGTGCTGGGATGTACCGTATTTATTTGGTGAGATTAAAAAAGGTCTTAAAAAGTGTAAAGAGATTGGAAAAATTCCAACTTATATGGGAATTGACACCTGGGGTGTAGATTTTGTTTTATTAGATGAAAAAGATCAGATTCTTGGAAATACCGTAGGGTATCGAGATGATCGTACCAAGGGGATGGAGGAATTCGTATATCAAGTAATGGATGAGAAGGACTTATATGCGAGGACTGGTATCCAAAAACAGCCATTTAACTCCATCTATCAAATGATGGCAATTAAACAGAAGCATCCGGAATATTTAGAGAGAGCCAAAGACTTTTTATTGATTCCAGACTACTTTAACTTCTTGTTAACTGGAAAAAAGTCGGTAGAGTATACGAATGCAACAACAACACAATTAGTAAGTCCAATAACAAATCAGTGGGATTACGAATTGATTTCTAGTCTCGGTTATCCAAAGGAAATCTTCAAGGAGCTACGAACTTCAGGAGACGTACTTGGTCCAGTAACCGAGGAAATAAGGAAAGAAATAGGGTTTGATTTAACGGTTATGCTCCCTGCAACGCATGATACAGGTTCAGCGGTTTTATCAGTACCAAGCAACGAAGAGCAAACGTTATACATAAGTTCAGGTACTTGGTCGCTCATGGGGATTGAACAAAGAAAGGCAGATTGCTCAGAAGAAAGTCGTCTCGCAAACTTAACCAATGAGGGTGGATTCGATTATCGCTTCCGTTATTTAAAAAATATTATGGGGCTTTGGATGATTCAATCTGTGAAAAAGGAATATCATGACGAATATTCCTTTGCTAAACTTTGTGAAATGGCAAGTGAATGCAATGAATTTCCATCTCGTGTTGATGTCAATGCTGATTGTTTCCTTGCTCCGGAAAGTATGATCCAGTCAATCAAAAAATATTGTGAAGGAACCAATCAAAAAGTTCCTCAAACACCAGGTGAAATTGCAACCGTAATCTATCAGAGCTTGGCGGAATGTTATGGTAAGACAGTAGAAGAACTAGAGAAACTATCGCAGTATCAATATGACAGTATTCATATCGTGGGTGGCGGCTGTAATGCACAGTATCTAAATGAGTTAACTGCAAAAGCAACTGGGAAAACAGTATACGCAGGTCCTACAGAAGCAACTGCAATCGGAAATATATTAGCACAAATGCTTGGTACAAAGATATTTGATTCTGTATCATTGGCAAGAGAAGCAGTATTTGAATCCTTTGAAATAATGAAATTTAAAGCTTAG
- a CDS encoding DUF1836 domain-containing protein, translating into MAICFPGTVIERKDLTSREFFGVFRVTKGLMLAQVREITGLDTTTIQNWINRGWVKNPVDKRYSENQLASILLIQMLRDVMKLDHIAKLFDYLKKKEFGDSEEVLLISEAELYHYVCDMLDSIDYDIILTPKELERAILMTLSTYVEPYEGAKRRVVNVLKIILVYYASAIVKHRADSIFTDIMNE; encoded by the coding sequence ATGGCAATTTGTTTTCCAGGGACGGTAATTGAACGCAAGGATCTTACTTCAAGAGAATTTTTTGGTGTATTTCGTGTTACCAAAGGCTTGATGTTAGCTCAGGTTAGAGAGATTACCGGACTGGATACCACAACAATTCAAAACTGGATTAACCGAGGTTGGGTTAAAAATCCAGTAGATAAGCGTTATTCGGAGAATCAACTTGCAAGTATCCTACTCATCCAGATGTTACGGGATGTGATGAAACTCGATCATATCGCTAAACTATTCGATTATTTAAAGAAGAAAGAGTTTGGGGATTCTGAGGAGGTATTGTTGATTTCAGAAGCAGAATTATATCATTATGTTTGCGATATGTTAGATAGTATTGATTATGATATTATTCTCACACCGAAAGAGTTAGAAAGAGCAATTCTCATGACACTAAGTACATATGTTGAGCCATACGAAGGCGCAAAAAGAAGAGTGGTAAATGTACTAAAGATTATATTGGTTTATTATGCATCAGCGATTGTAAAGCATCGAGCAGATTCAATATTCACTGATATTATGAATGAATAA
- a CDS encoding L-rhamnose isomerase, with protein sequence MIRTRYEMAKQIYGKLGVDTDKALETLKGISISMHCWQGDDVTGFDNDGPLSGGIQTTGSYPGKARNPEELMADIDMVLSLVPGKHKINLHANYAIFEKGEFADRDKLEPKHFAKWVEFAKKRGLGLDFNPTFFSHPKAGQFTLSSPDDEIRKFWIDHGKACIRISEYFATELGQPCVMNIWIPDGYKDIPADRLSPRARFKDSLDQILSIDYDKKKVIVALESKVFGIGMESYTVGSSEFCINYAAKNGILSLMDNGHYHPTEVVSDKISSMLLFADKIALHVTRPVRWDSDHVVLFDDETREIAKEVIRNDALDRVILALDFFDASINRVAAWTIGMRNLQKSLLYALLTPNDKLKKLQNEGKFTELLMQQEELKSYPFGDIWDYFCEVNNVPVKEEWYATVSLYEEEVLLKRQ encoded by the coding sequence ATGATAAGAACAAGATATGAAATGGCAAAACAGATTTATGGTAAGCTTGGTGTTGACACGGATAAGGCATTAGAAACACTAAAGGGAATTTCGATTTCCATGCACTGCTGGCAGGGAGACGATGTAACAGGTTTTGATAACGATGGACCTTTATCTGGCGGAATTCAGACAACAGGAAGTTATCCTGGAAAGGCAAGAAACCCAGAAGAGTTAATGGCAGATATCGATATGGTATTATCCTTGGTACCAGGAAAACATAAAATCAATTTACATGCTAATTATGCAATATTTGAAAAAGGTGAGTTTGCAGATCGTGATAAGTTAGAGCCAAAACACTTTGCAAAATGGGTAGAATTTGCAAAGAAGAGAGGACTTGGTTTAGATTTTAATCCAACTTTCTTCTCACATCCAAAGGCAGGTCAATTCACTCTTTCCTCCCCAGATGACGAAATTCGTAAGTTCTGGATTGATCATGGAAAAGCTTGTATCCGCATCTCTGAGTATTTTGCAACGGAATTGGGTCAGCCATGTGTTATGAATATCTGGATACCAGACGGATATAAGGATATTCCAGCGGATCGTCTTTCTCCAAGAGCACGCTTTAAAGATTCTCTTGATCAGATTCTTAGCATTGATTATGATAAGAAGAAAGTTATTGTTGCCCTAGAATCTAAGGTATTTGGTATTGGTATGGAGTCATACACCGTAGGTTCTAGTGAATTCTGCATTAACTATGCAGCGAAGAATGGAATCTTAAGCCTTATGGATAATGGTCATTACCATCCAACAGAGGTGGTTTCTGATAAGATTTCTTCGATGTTATTATTTGCAGATAAAATTGCACTACATGTAACAAGACCAGTTCGCTGGGATAGTGACCATGTTGTTTTATTCGATGATGAAACAAGAGAAATTGCAAAAGAAGTAATCAGAAATGATGCACTTGACCGTGTTATCTTAGCACTTGATTTCTTTGATGCAAGTATTAACCGTGTTGCAGCATGGACGATTGGTATGAGAAATTTACAAAAATCCTTATTATATGCATTATTAACACCAAACGATAAGCTAAAGAAACTTCAGAATGAAGGTAAATTTACAGAACTTTTAATGCAACAAGAAGAGTTAAAATCTTATCCATTCGGTGATATTTGGGATTATTTCTGTGAAGTAAATAATGTACCTGTAAAAGAAGAGTGGTATGCTACAGTATCTCTTTACGAAGAAGAAGTTTTATTAAAGAGACAGTAG
- a CDS encoding helix-turn-helix domain-containing protein produces MNQELIQILSQITEEEKRILNVKKEVEKERYTSSKDFVIQKNKMLEEEQLITIRPHTRFIDFPKHKHDYIEVVYVCKGSLTHTINNVPVVLEEGDILFLNQHIYHAIKEAGKEDIAINLIILPHFFDVSFSMIQKDNVLADFLVGILRNASHKEQYLHFKVKGILEIENLLENLVYSLVHDASNNDMINQRVMGLLFLYLVKYSDSLKAGSPNSYEDVIAKAAVNYIDINYKTASLTELAEKLCLSLSSLSRLIASKTGKSFRELLQEKRFEVAISLLAETNLSITDIVVAVGYENNSFFHRKFRERYHMSPKEYREKNRRIR; encoded by the coding sequence ATGAACCAAGAATTGATTCAGATTCTTTCTCAGATTACGGAAGAGGAAAAACGTATTTTAAACGTAAAAAAGGAAGTAGAAAAAGAACGATACACCTCGAGCAAGGATTTTGTGATTCAGAAAAATAAGATGTTAGAAGAAGAACAACTAATTACAATTCGTCCGCATACTCGCTTTATCGATTTCCCCAAACATAAACATGATTATATTGAAGTAGTTTATGTCTGTAAGGGATCTTTAACCCACACTATAAACAATGTTCCAGTAGTACTTGAGGAAGGGGACATATTATTTCTTAATCAACATATTTACCATGCAATTAAGGAGGCTGGGAAAGAGGATATCGCAATTAATTTAATCATCTTACCACATTTTTTTGATGTGAGTTTTTCGATGATTCAAAAAGACAATGTATTAGCGGACTTTTTAGTAGGTATCTTAAGAAATGCTTCTCATAAAGAGCAATATCTACATTTTAAAGTTAAGGGAATTCTTGAAATAGAAAATTTACTAGAAAATCTTGTGTATTCCTTGGTTCATGATGCCTCCAATAACGACATGATTAATCAACGTGTGATGGGACTTTTATTTTTGTATTTGGTTAAATACTCGGATTCATTAAAAGCTGGATCTCCCAATAGTTATGAAGATGTTATTGCTAAGGCAGCTGTCAATTATATTGATATAAATTATAAGACAGCAAGCTTAACAGAATTAGCAGAGAAGCTATGCTTATCGCTATCATCCTTAAGTAGATTAATAGCAAGTAAAACGGGGAAATCATTCAGAGAGTTATTGCAGGAGAAACGATTTGAAGTTGCCATATCACTTCTAGCAGAGACGAATCTGTCAATTACTGATATTGTAGTAGCAGTAGGATACGAGAATAACAGCTTCTTTCATCGTAAATTTAGGGAACGATATCATATGTCACCAAAGGAATACCGAGAAAAAAATAGGAGGATTAGATAA